Below is a window of Hydrogenimonas sp. DNA.
AACGGCATACCGTGTAGGCAGCCGTTGTCGCTGAAGGATAGCGGTATCGCGAGAGAGATAGCTGGGGAGTCCCCCGATTTTATCGTGGTTGCCGCCTACGGGCAGCTGCTTCCGAAAAATATCCTCGATATCGCACCGTGTATCAACCTCCACGCTTCACTGCTCCCCGCCTACCGCGGTGCGAGTCCGATACAGCAGGCACTGCTAAACGGAGACAAGGAGACTGGCGTTACGGCGATGCTTATGGAAGAGGGGCTCGACAGCGGGCCGATACTGGCATGGAGTGTCACGAAAATAGGTCTGCGGGAGCGTAAAAACGAACTTTTCGAACGCCTGGGAGATATCGCCGCGGAGCTTACGGTTGTGACACTGAAGAGGTTTGACTCTCTGGTTCCTGTTCCCCAGTGTGATGCGGATGCGAGCTACTGCAAAAAGATATCCAGAGATGACGGGTTGGTGAGCTTCGAGATGCCCGCCATGCAGATATACAACAGGTTTCGAGCATACGAGGGGTGGCCGGGAATATACCTCGAAAGCGGTCTCAAGCTGATCGACCTGGATATCGCCGCAGCCGAAGGGGAGCCGGGAAGAATCGTCGATATCGATTCGGACGGTGTGGTTGTGGCCTGCTCCTTGGGTTCGGTAAAGATAAAAAGGGTACAGCCCCCCTCCAAAAAGGGTATGGATGCGCTGAGTTACATTCGAGGCAGAAGGCTTGGTGTTGAAGATATATTCGTTTGATACTCTCCCCTCCACGCAGAGATGGCTCGAAGAGCAGATATCCAAAAAGAGGGTCGACCCGCCGTGTGCCGTCATAGCTGATATGCAGACAGAAGGGGTCGGAAGTCGTGAAAACAGGTGGATAGGGGAGAGAGGTAACTTCTTCGCCTCGATTCTGCTTTCGGAAGATATGCTTCCGGAAGATCTTCCGATAGGCGCCACCTCGATCTATTTCGCATTTTTGATGAAAGAGACGGTAAAAAAAATGGGCTCGGAAGCGTGGCTGAAATGGCCCAACGATCTCTATCTGCAAGAGCGTAAAATAGGGGGCTGCATCACTGCCAAAAAGGGGAAAAACGTTATTGTCGGGATCGGGATAAATATTGCTTCCGCACCCCGTGATTTCGGGGTTCTGGACGTCAAAACCGAGCCGATGGAACTTTTGGAAACGTTTGTGCGGAATTTGAAAATTCTTC
It encodes the following:
- a CDS encoding biotin-protein ligase, with translation MKIYSFDTLPSTQRWLEEQISKKRVDPPCAVIADMQTEGVGSRENRWIGERGNFFASILLSEDMLPEDLPIGATSIYFAFLMKETVKKMGSEAWLKWPNDLYLQERKIGGCITAKKGKNVIVGIGINIASAPRDFGVLDVKTEPMELLETFVRNLKILPSWKQIFSNYSLEFEKSKNYCTHDGNETLKMSDAVLQSDGSLMIGERRVVSLR
- a CDS encoding methionyl-tRNA formyltransferase, which codes for MKIVFMGTPGYADTILKRLVEESGIEAVSVYTQPDKPVGRKKILTSPPVKITAQKNGIPCRQPLSLKDSGIAREIAGESPDFIVVAAYGQLLPKNILDIAPCINLHASLLPAYRGASPIQQALLNGDKETGVTAMLMEEGLDSGPILAWSVTKIGLRERKNELFERLGDIAAELTVVTLKRFDSLVPVPQCDADASYCKKISRDDGLVSFEMPAMQIYNRFRAYEGWPGIYLESGLKLIDLDIAAAEGEPGRIVDIDSDGVVVACSLGSVKIKRVQPPSKKGMDALSYIRGRRLGVEDIFV